From the Limanda limanda chromosome 2, fLimLim1.1, whole genome shotgun sequence genome, one window contains:
- the tmem132a gene encoding transmembrane protein 132C yields the protein MACVSGSGVWWDRRGGSMLLFFWIFTAVRPSLLQPPFPLSLPVHMSVIPHPWQFLPLSQAELGPLFSNSSPFSFSKSLFMLSPPSWGPRPGLQASFGPYSVTQLISEAVLPLSPPLSASLLSEHVERGRDEAGQERFLVRTLFHKWGDTSTRRTCVTLHAFKDTEEHKASCVTQPPLGLCVATLTLPSDWFEDQNPNRSHPDLHKWQSNVHPHNRIHRRERQRSGHHHSNPVNRQRVSSPSLRYHPGVDGDTHADVPQALRYPRGPTRSQIQLYYSTFDTVANLKLTPPGCVEDREAQSQRQLLYIKAVALREEEREKNTGQRRTKEKEACLNRQDGEELSLDSHVVIRYHRGPVLIGQPIRMSVNLRSNFSAEFVVIRLKVKKGLVSMVAQRTLTSDLWAVTLEKSQGSKHDVLSILCHKHSTLKHSHNSTLLLQVVCLSVDGLKRSFGVAMTVSANWWVEYSGRSNPPLPREGTVSAFSFADRHIVGIAPITESNKIINTAILTNQRVSLPVIVLAISHDGKLSDVTAAVTCHSTNENTLKVSSDCSTLFVDGSESGLGNTCAVVEFLLGALSGSVCLEVWAPSVPLRVSLSDPILNAISGWNHFTENGCVPVYQRSTVQVLAQFTAQDSRSRTVHLLNSSDWFVDVTELVREWLRVEDPGVASLSTQNNLIGLRPGKTSLYVVSEQWDGVLGRCDITVTSEPVTPADLSVQVVNGLGMSVMGGPTHPSIVTTTVTAYNILYNHHQEASISVWLQFSDDAASLLSSFSDLPHFLRLSSLAETVVVVTPGPNQRIFAQGDGGGPLLLAELLVSTCTDQPVTSNLIIEGNTDWTDIGGGGRMTRLARGSGWIRVNLDLGFLQPAGDKGEEGEEFEFDISDMLVESDSNVYTSNFDEDNSGNVSNDYYDKISGGVTNRNWNKEGNRGMVSRNNLERAVLMPSQKEGSVYFSPSHEIEGERDEEGGQGTRELEVGVGAVLSLLCLSAVLFLANCLPCALRDRRRATAEERVEGELEGGTKEKEEEETMNEEAEDIDTDERKRTEGEDEIKQKQQQEEEDQDNREDIKEVEIIC from the exons ATGGCATGTGTCAGCGGGTCTGGTGTGTGGTgggacagaagaggaggtagCATGCTGCTGTTCTTTTGGATTTTCACAGCAG TCCGCCCAtccctcctccagcctcctttccctctctccctgccaGTCCACATGTCAGTTATCCCTCATCCTTGGCagttcctccctctgtcccagGCAGAGCTTGGCCCTCTTTTCTCCAACTCCAGCCCCTTCTCTTTCTCAAAGAGCCTCTTCATGTTGTCCCCACCCAGCTGGGGCCCCAGACCGGGCCTCCAAGCTTCATTTGGCCCTTACTCAGTGACACAG CTCATATCAGAggctgtcctccctctctccccccctttgtctgcctccctcctctcagagcatgtagagagagggagggatgaggcaGGGCAGGAAAGGTTCCTGGTGAGGACACTGTTCCACAAGTGGGGTGACACAAGCACCCGAAGGACCTGTGTTACCCTGCATGCCTTTAAGGATACAGAGGAGCACAAGGCCTCCTGTGTAACACAG CCTCCTCTAGGGCTATGTGTAGCTACTCTCACGCTGCCCAGTGACTGGTTTGAGGATCAGAACCCAAATCGATCACATCCGGATTTGCACAAGTGGCAAAGTAACGTCCACCCTCATAATCGCATCCACAGGCGGGAACGGCAGCGGAGTGGACATCATCACAGCAACCCCGTCAACCGTCAGCGTGTGTCTTCTCCTTCACTGAG GTACCATCCAGGTGTTGATGGGGACACCCACGCAGATGTTCCACAGGCCCTCAGATACCCAAGGGGCCCTACGAGAAGCCAAATACAGCTCTACTACTCCACTTTTGACACGGTGGCCAACCTGAAGCTGACACCACCAGG ATGTGTGGAGGACCGAGAGGCTCAGTCCCAGAGGCAGCTTCTTTATATCAAAGCAGTggcactgagggaggaggagagggagaagaataCAGGGCAGAGGAGgaccaaagaaaaagaagccTGCTTGAACAGGCAGGATGGGGAGGAGCTTAGCTTGGACTCCCATGTCGTGATTCGCTACCACAGGGGACCAGTCCTGATAGGACAGCCAATCAGGATGTCTGTGAATCTAAGATCCAACTTCAGCGCCGAGTTTGTTGTCATAAG gctGAAGGTGAAGAAGGGCTTGGTGTCGATGGTGGCTCAGAgaaccctgacctctgacctgtgggCAGTGACCTTGGAGAAAAGTCAAGGATCCAAACATGATGTGTTGTCCATCCTCTGCCACAAACACAGTACCCTCAAGCACTCGCACAA TTCCACCCTTCTTCTGCAGGTAGTTTGTCTGTCAGTAGACGGTTTGAAGCGAAGCTTCGGTGTTGCCATGACAGTGTCAGCTAACTGGTGGGTTGAGTACTCTGGGCGCAGTAACCCACCATTGCCACGAGAGGGGACAGTTAGCGCCTTCTCATTCGCTGACAGACACATTGTTGGGATTGCTCCCATAACAGAG AGTAACAAGATCATCAACACCGCCATACTGACAAACCAGCGAGTATCTCTTCCTGTCATTGTGCTGGCCATAAGCCATGATGGGAAGCTGTCAGATGTCACCGCTGCAGTCACATGTCACTCTACCAACGAGAACACTCTCAAG GTGTCCAGTGATTGCTCCACCCTCTTTGTGGATGGCAGCGAATCAGGTTTGGGCAACACGTGTGCAGTGGTGGAGTTTCTACTGGGCGCGCTCAGCGgctctgtgtgtctggaggTCTGGGCTCCGTCTGTGCCCCTGAGAGTTTCCTTGTCAGACCCCATTCTGAACGCCATTAGTGGCTGGAACCACTTCACAGAGAATGG GTGTGTGCCGGTGTATCAGCGCTCCACGGTTCAGGTTCTGGCTCAGTTCACAGCTCAGGACTCCCGCAGTAGAACGGTACACCTCCTAAACTCGTCTGATTGGTTCGTGGATGTGACAGAGCTGGTCCGTGAGTGGCTGAGAGTGGAGGACCCTGGAGTGGCTTCCCTCAGCACCCAGAACAACCTGATTGGTTTACGGCCAGGAAAGACTTCACTCTAT gTTGTCTCGGAGCAGTGGGATGGCGTGCTGGGCAgatgtgacatcactgtgacctcCGAGCCTGTTACCCCTGCAGACCTGTCAGTACAAGTGGTCAATGGCCTCGGCATGTCAGTCATGGGCGGCCCCACACACCCCTCCATTGTCACAACAACAGTGACGGCCTACAATATCCTGTACAACCACCACCAG GAGGCTTCCATCAGCGTTTGGCTTCAGTTTAGCGATGACGccgcctccctcctctcctccttcagtgACCTTCCCCATTTCCTGCGTCTCTCCTCATTGGCTGAGACTGTGGTTGTGGTGACACCGGGCCCCAACCAACGCATCTTTGCCCAGGGCGATGGAGGTGGGCCGTTACTGCTAGCAGAACTTCTGGTTTCAACCTGCACTGACCAGCCAGTCACCTCCAACTTGATAATCGAAGGCAACACGGATTGGACAGACATagggggaggaggcaggatgACGAGGCTAGCAAGGGGATCTGGTTGGATAAGAGTTAACCTAGACCTGGGCTTCCTGCAGCCAGCAGGggacaagggggaggagggggaggagtttgAGTTTGATATATCAGACATGCTGGTTGAGTCAGACAGCAATGTCTATACATCAAACTTTGATGAAGACAACAGTGGGAATGTGAGCAACGACTACTATGACAAGATAAGCGGGGGAGTGACTAATAGAAATTGGAACAAGGAGGGGAACAGAGGGATGGTCAGTCGCAACAATCTGGAAAGAGCTGTTCTGATGCCAAGCCAGAAGGAGGGCTCTGTGTACTTCTCTCCAAGCCatgagatagagggagagagggacgaggAGGGTGGGCAAGGAACTCGAGAGCTGGAAGTTGGTGTCGGTGCcgtcctctctctgctctgtctctctgccgtCCTCTTCTTGGCAAACTGTCTGCCCTGTGCCCTGCGAGACAGGAGGAGGGCAACGGCTGAGGAGAGGGTGGAAGGGGAACTAGAGGGTGGCacaaaggaaaaagaggaggaggagacgatgaATGAAGAGGCAGAGGACATTGAcacagatgagaggaagaggacagagggtgAAGACGAGAtaaagcagaagcagcagcaggaagaggaggaccaggacaATAGAGAGGACATTAAAGAAGTGGAGATTATTTGCTGA